Proteins encoded in a region of the Cinclus cinclus chromosome 19, bCinCin1.1, whole genome shotgun sequence genome:
- the LHX3 gene encoding LIM/homeobox protein Lhx3 → MLLERVRAGSEKAAELCPFPRSPEIPLCAGCNQHIVDRFILKVLDRHWHSKCLKCSDCQTQLAEKCFSRGDGVYCKEDFFKRFGTKCAACQQGIPPTQVVRRAQDFVYHLHCFACIVCKRQLATGDEFYLMEDSRLVCKADYETAKQREAESTAKRPRTTITAKQLETLKNAYNNSPKPARHVREQLSSETGLDMRVVQVWFQNRRAKEKRLKKDAGRQRWGQYFRNMKRSRGTSKSDKDSIQEEGPDSDAEVSFTDEPSMSEMSHSNGIYSNLNEASPALGRQAGTNGSFSLDHSGIPAQDQYHDLRSSSPYGIPPSPASLQALPGHQPLISSLVYPDNGLAIMGQSGQGVPQPMRVLAGNGPSSDLSTGSSGGYPDFPASPASWLDEVDHAQF, encoded by the exons ATGCTGCTGGAGCGGGTCCGCGCCGGTTCGGAGAAGGCAGCGGAGCTCTGCCCCTTCCCGCGGAGCCCAG AGATCCCGCTGTGCGCCGGCTGCAACCAGCACATCGTGGACAGGTTCATCCTCAAAGTCCTGGACCGGCACTGGCACAGCAAGTGCCTGAAATGCTCCGACTGCCAGACGCAGCTGGCCGAGAAGTGCTTCAGCCGCGGGGACGGCGTCTACTGCAAGGAAGATTTCTTCAA GCGCTTCGGGACGAAGTGTGCCGCCTGCCAGCAGGGCATCCCCCCGACCCAGGTGGTGCGCCGGGCACAGGACTTCGTTTACCACCTGCACTGCTTCGCCTGCATCGTCTGCAAGCGGCAGCTGGCCACCGGCGACGAGTTCTACCTCATGGAGGACAGCAGGCTGGTCTGCAAGGCGGACTACGAGACGGCCAAACAGAGAG AGGCTGAGTCCACGGCCAAGAGGCCCCGCACCACCATCACCGCCAAGCAGCTGGAGACCCTAAAAAACGCTTACAACAACTCGCCCAAACCGGCCCGGCACGTCCGGGAGCAGCTTTCGTCGGAGACGGGGCTGGACATGCGGGTGGTGCAG GTCTGGTTCCAGAACCGCAGGGCCAAGGAGAAAAGGCTGAAGAAGGACGCGGGGAGGCAGAGGTGGGGGCAGTACTTCAGGAACATGAAGCGATCCCGGGGGACATCCAAGTCCGACAAGGACAGCATCCAGGAGGAGGGGCCCGACAGCGATGCCGAGGTTTCTTTCACAG ATGAGCCCTCCATGTCCGAAATGAGCCATTCCAACGGGATTTACAGCAATCTCAACGAAGCAtcccctgctctggggaggCAGGCTGGCACCAACGGGAGCTTCTCCCTGGACCACAGCGGGATCCCAGCTCAGGACCAGTACCACGACCTGCGCTCCAGCAGCCCCTACGGGATCCCCCCgtccccagcatccctgcaaGCACTGCCAGGCCACCAGCCCTTAATCTCCAGCTTGGTTTACCCAGACAACGGCTTGGCCATCATGGGACAGAGCGGACAAGGCGTGCCCCAGCCCATGAGGGTCCTGGCCGGGAACGGACCGAGCTCCGACCTCTCCACGGGCAGCAGCGGGGGGTACCCGGATTTCCCGGCCAGCCCGGCCTCATGGCTGGATGAGGTCGACCACGCTCAGTTTTGA